The Terriglobales bacterium genome has a window encoding:
- a CDS encoding Rieske (2Fe-2S) protein, whose translation MSDFVRLASKPDLPEEGEAREFPLGDKTICIANVDGNYCAMDNVCVHRGGPLAQGVVADGKIICPWHGWQYDPKTGVPAENPALKVAVYPIKIEGEEVLVEVG comes from the coding sequence ATGTCCGATTTCGTCAGACTAGCTTCGAAGCCCGATCTCCCCGAGGAAGGTGAAGCCCGCGAATTTCCCCTGGGCGACAAGACGATCTGCATCGCCAACGTTGACGGCAACTATTGCGCGATGGATAACGTCTGCGTCCACCGCGGCGGTCCTTTAGCTCAAGGCGTGGTCGCCGATGGCAAGATCATCTGTCCCTGGCACGGCTGGCAATACGATCCCAAGACCGGCGTCCCTGCCGAGAATCCCGCCCTCAAGGTCGCGGTCTATCCCATCAAAATCGAAGGCGAGGAAGTTCTGGTAGAGGTGGGGTAG